Proteins found in one Quercus robur chromosome 2, dhQueRobu3.1, whole genome shotgun sequence genomic segment:
- the LOC126716082 gene encoding uncharacterized protein LOC126716082 — translation MAVAVSYCKSSPFLGQFPSNFGKAQCRHITGTSVQVPRISALFWGSKKSVAPPQEVDFSLGDFTLTGSTPEGISANEVKSKRISVSVVSSILEVSPNDWDACALDATGPEKYNPFLTHGFLSSLEESNCAVKETGWMPRHMIVKDECENILGVAPLYLKSHSYGEFVFDHSWADAYYNFGARYYPKLQCCVPFTPVTGPRILIRNTSFKDQVFDIMVSALKELAAKSQLSSLHITFPSKNEWQKLKEGGFLQRIGMQYHWKNRNYKNFDEFLMDMKQSKRKNIRQERKKISVQNLTMKRLRGYEIKARHWDSFYNFYRSTTDNKWGTPYLTREFFHNMGSKMGDQVLLVVAEEGEELVAGALNLIGGDTLFGRLWGCQPRAYYPSLHFEACYYQAIEAAIELNLNTVEAGAQGEHKIQRGYMPVTTYSCHYLINKSFGKAIEDFLVRESTQVRLVTKLLHESGPFKEGIQQIEENEALT, via the exons ATGGCAGTAGCAGTGAGCTACTGCAAGTCTTCTCCTTTTCTAGGCCAATTCCCATCTAATTTC GGAAAAGCACAATGTAGGCATATAACAGGAACTTCAGTTCAGGTGCCTAGAATTAGTGCACTATTTTGGGGATCTAAGAAGTCTGTAGCACCACCACAGGAAGTGGACTTTTCACTTGGAGATTTCACTTTGACAGGGTCAACGCCAG AGGGCATTTCAGCAAATGAAGTGAAATCTAAAAGGATATCAGTTTCAGTTGTTTCTTCAATCTTAGAGGTTTCACCTAACGACTGGGATGCGTGCGCTTTGGATGCCACGGGTCCTGAAAAATATAATCCATTTCTTACACATGGTTTTCTTTCAAGCTTAGAGGAGTCTAACTGTGCAGTGAAG gAAACAGGATGGATGCCACGCCACATGATTGTGAAGGAtgaatgtgaaaatattttaggtgTTGCTCCACTCTATCTTAAAAG CCATTCCTAtggtgaatttgtttttgatcatTCTTGGGCCGATGCATACTACAATTTTGGGGCAAGATATTATCCAAAGTTGCAATGTTGTGTACCTTTTACTCCAGTAACTGGTCCAAGAATTTTAATTCGCAATACATCTTTCAAGGATCAAGTTTTTGACATTATGGTCTCTGCTCTTAAGGAGCTGGCAGCCAAG TCTCAGCTTTCATCATTGCATATTACCTTCCCGTCTAAAAATGAGTGGCAGAAACTGAAGGAAGGAGGTTTTCTGCAGAGGATTGGAATGCAGTACCACTGGAAAAATCGTAACTATAAGAA TTTTGATGAGTTTTTGATGGACATGAAACAAagtaagagaaaaaatattcGTCAGGAACGCAAAAAG ATTTCTGTGCAAAATCTGACTATGAAACGGCTTCGGGGTTATGAGATAAAG GCGAGGCACTGGgattctttttataatttttacagGAGCACCACCGATAACAA GTGGGGTACTCCTTATCTAACAAGAGAGTTCTTCCACAATATGGGATCAAAGATGGGGGATCAAGTACTACTTGTTGTTGCTGAAGAAGGGGAAGAACTTGTTGCTGGAGCTCTTAACCTTATAGGAGGAGATACTTTATTTGGGCGGCTATGGGGATGTCAGCCACGAGCTTACTATCCAAGTTTGCATTTTGAAGCATGCTATTACCAG GCAATAGAAGCAGCCATTGAACTCAATTTGAACACAGTTGAGGCAGGAGCTCAGGGTGAGCACAAGATTCAGCGGGGTTATATGCCTGTGACAACTTACAGTTGCCATTaccttattaataaaagtttcgGGAAGGCCATAGAGGATTTTCTAGTCCGCGAATCAACTCAG GTCAGGCTTGTTACGAAACTCTTGCATGAGTCTGGTCCCTTTAAGGAAGGTATACAGCAGATAGAGGAAAACGAGGCCCTAACTTGA